Proteins co-encoded in one Holophagales bacterium genomic window:
- a CDS encoding alkaline phosphatase family protein, whose translation MKNLRISSLALGVSLVVSFLALAQAARKQASTPPAQSPKLAVLVSVDGLQMKRLLDYRPYFVAGLKRLLDEGHVERNVHYAHLNTETGPGHASLGTGAPPRVTGIVANRWFEPRADGSLRAVYCTDQQFVDPETQDDVFLPGPGSLRVPTLGDRLLERYPEARVVALSGKDRAAIFMAGKRREHAVYWWDQVTGRFVSSPAYDTRSPGGSVVSKVVSQFNRTRAGGQLPRRLGLAWRKMADPLFPAGTSASAVRAVPAFEIRPFQIPVNGLGWDKDMSLASNGYYHGIYYSPFIDELTMDLALEVLASKDLELGHEPQPDILSLGLSGQDTVSHAYGPESEENLDTLRRLDVQLGRLFEALDRGFPEGKSDSRPLGRPRLPDDPRARGATRQVLHGRPGPFRERRSDQLRGKAEPIPL comes from the coding sequence CGTCTCCCTCGTCGTTTCTTTCCTGGCGCTTGCGCAGGCTGCCCGAAAGCAGGCCTCCACTCCTCCGGCCCAGTCACCGAAGCTGGCGGTCCTCGTCTCGGTGGACGGCCTCCAGATGAAGCGCCTCCTCGACTACCGGCCCTACTTCGTCGCCGGGCTCAAGCGCCTCCTCGACGAGGGGCACGTCGAGAGAAACGTGCACTACGCGCACCTGAACACCGAGACCGGCCCGGGCCACGCATCGCTCGGAACGGGGGCGCCGCCACGCGTCACCGGAATCGTCGCGAACCGGTGGTTCGAGCCGCGCGCCGACGGGTCGCTTCGCGCGGTTTACTGCACCGACCAGCAGTTCGTCGACCCGGAGACGCAGGACGACGTCTTCCTGCCCGGACCTGGGAGCCTGCGCGTCCCGACTCTCGGCGACCGCCTGTTGGAACGCTATCCCGAGGCCCGGGTCGTCGCCCTTTCGGGCAAGGACCGGGCGGCGATCTTCATGGCGGGAAAGCGGCGCGAGCACGCCGTCTACTGGTGGGACCAGGTCACGGGCCGATTCGTCAGCTCGCCGGCGTACGACACGAGGTCGCCCGGAGGCTCCGTCGTATCGAAGGTCGTCTCCCAGTTCAACAGGACCCGCGCGGGAGGGCAGCTTCCCCGCCGGCTCGGCCTGGCGTGGCGGAAGATGGCCGACCCGCTCTTCCCTGCCGGGACCTCCGCCTCGGCGGTCCGGGCCGTTCCTGCGTTCGAGATCCGGCCGTTCCAGATCCCGGTAAACGGGCTCGGCTGGGACAAGGACATGTCCCTCGCCTCGAACGGCTACTACCACGGCATCTACTACAGCCCGTTCATCGACGAGCTGACGATGGACCTCGCCCTCGAGGTGCTGGCGTCGAAGGACCTCGAGCTCGGACACGAGCCGCAGCCGGATATCCTCAGTCTCGGGCTTTCGGGCCAGGACACGGTCTCGCACGCCTACGGCCCGGAGTCCGAAGAGAACCTCGACACGCTCCGGCGCCTCGACGTTCAGCTCGGCCGCCTTTTCGAGGCGCTCGACCGCGGCTTCCCGGAAGGGAAGAGTGATTCTCGCCCTCTCGGCCGACCACGGCTTCCAGACGATCCCCGAGCTCGAGGCGCGACGCGACAAGTCCTTCACGGGCGGCCGGGTCCTTTCCGGGAACGGCGCAGTGACCAACTTCGAGGAAAGGCTGAACCGATACCTCTGTGA